The following proteins are co-located in the Microcystis wesenbergii NRERC-220 genome:
- a CDS encoding DICT sensory domain-containing protein codes for MTVESSLQQLKRASSGRLPSSYGVYFKNTLVALCHALEDHILQTSSPGSTNKPLVLVTFQQGKWYLQEAERYLDIARSSRHIAIAAVADSGFSEHKTGSLENVSLVNLDNSDSLVNEWNLIILSPDYASMVLCHELSPEEYRSDSQPQIDTERKFYGLWTFDRDLVEKAARILIERLHPYNPSLAADLSRQQQEISQNINPIPTDLTGVVSRIVTYLQTSQQQLVTVSRQTRELSDLEGQASRLNKNLAANKLQAFLRMAQKVDERDIDNPLASLQVAALAEMLGQLLDLPTLRLRRLRLAGLLYRIGLAEAPIEVFRQRASQLEGANALFWRDRSVLGAQLLATMPELAPIQQIIYHEFEYWDGSGVPNGLKGEEISLESRILGLSAYFQELTQPRGDRLALDLGEALERCQNYSGIRFDPALVEKLSSVIRLCEMGWMQLPDRPSQVPAVWLESV; via the coding sequence ATGACCGTAGAATCCAGCTTACAACAGTTAAAAAGAGCTTCATCGGGACGATTACCCAGTAGTTACGGGGTCTATTTTAAGAATACCCTGGTGGCCCTCTGTCATGCTCTTGAAGATCATATCTTGCAAACTAGCAGCCCTGGTAGTACAAATAAACCACTGGTCTTAGTCACCTTTCAACAGGGTAAATGGTATTTACAGGAGGCCGAGCGCTATTTAGATATTGCTCGCTCTTCTCGTCATATTGCGATCGCTGCCGTAGCCGATAGTGGTTTTTCTGAGCATAAAACCGGCAGTTTAGAGAATGTTTCGCTAGTGAACTTAGATAATAGCGATAGTTTGGTTAATGAGTGGAATTTAATCATTCTTTCCCCCGATTACGCCTCCATGGTACTCTGTCATGAGTTATCCCCGGAAGAATACCGGTCCGATAGTCAACCCCAAATAGACACGGAGCGAAAATTCTACGGTTTATGGACATTCGATCGCGATTTAGTCGAAAAAGCCGCTAGGATCTTAATTGAGCGTCTCCATCCCTATAATCCCAGTCTAGCGGCCGATTTAAGCAGACAACAGCAGGAAATTAGTCAAAATATTAATCCCATTCCCACGGATTTAACGGGAGTAGTCTCTCGCATTGTCACCTATCTGCAAACCAGTCAACAGCAGTTAGTCACCGTCAGCAGACAAACGCGAGAATTAAGCGACTTAGAAGGACAAGCATCCCGTTTAAATAAAAATTTAGCCGCTAATAAACTGCAAGCTTTTCTAAGAATGGCTCAAAAGGTCGATGAAAGAGATATTGATAATCCCCTTGCTTCTCTACAGGTGGCCGCTTTAGCGGAAATGTTGGGACAATTGCTCGATTTACCCACCCTGAGATTACGACGCTTACGATTAGCCGGTTTATTATACCGCATCGGTCTAGCGGAGGCTCCGATCGAAGTTTTTAGACAGCGTGCCAGTCAGTTAGAGGGAGCAAATGCGTTATTTTGGCGGGATCGATCGGTGTTAGGCGCACAATTACTCGCCACTATGCCCGAATTAGCCCCAATTCAACAGATTATTTACCATGAGTTTGAATACTGGGATGGTAGCGGGGTTCCCAACGGCTTAAAAGGGGAAGAAATCAGCCTAGAGTCGCGAATTTTAGGATTATCAGCCTATTTTCAGGAATTAACTCAACCGCGAGGCGACCGACTAGCTCTAGATTTAGGAGAGGCCCTAGAGCGCTGTCAAAATTATAGCGGGATTCGTTTCGATCCCGCTTTGGTAGAAAAATTAAGTTCGGTAATTCGTCTGTGCGAAATGGGGTGGATGCAATTACCCGATCGCCCTAGTCAAGTCCCCGCCGTCTGGTTAGAATCAGTTTAG
- the nblR gene encoding response regulator transcription factor NblR has product MSTSVPSSSILLVGIEENIAKLASADLKEAGYRLLIVPSIDIAFPEVESWQPAMIILDRFLAGEAGVTFCRRLRSQGSRVYIILLVSQETLEERLACLEAGADDYFLKPYNSPSFLKLIRFYLQPLEIIPEQLCFGDLVLDLASRRLSYKNKNIELTMKEFELLRYLMIHPKEVLSRDQILENVWGDEFRGESNVIEVYIRYLRLKMEAGGQKRLIHTVRGVGYVLRES; this is encoded by the coding sequence ATGAGTACATCCGTTCCGAGTTCTTCGATTCTCTTGGTGGGAATTGAGGAGAATATCGCTAAACTAGCCAGTGCGGACTTGAAAGAAGCAGGTTATCGCCTCCTAATCGTGCCTAGCATTGATATCGCTTTCCCAGAAGTGGAAAGTTGGCAGCCAGCGATGATTATACTCGATCGCTTCCTGGCGGGGGAAGCGGGTGTGACTTTTTGTCGTCGTCTACGTTCCCAAGGGAGTCGCGTTTATATTATTTTATTAGTATCTCAAGAAACCCTAGAAGAACGTCTCGCCTGTTTGGAAGCGGGGGCTGACGATTATTTTCTCAAACCCTATAATTCGCCATCTTTTCTCAAATTAATCCGTTTTTACCTGCAACCTCTGGAAATTATCCCCGAACAATTGTGCTTCGGTGACTTAGTATTAGATTTAGCCAGTCGTCGTCTCTCCTATAAAAACAAAAATATTGAGTTGACGATGAAGGAATTTGAACTGCTGCGCTACCTGATGATTCACCCCAAAGAAGTATTATCAAGGGATCAAATTCTCGAAAATGTCTGGGGAGATGAATTTCGAGGAGAATCAAACGTTATTGAGGTATATATTCGCTATTTACGCCTGAAGATGGAGGCTGGTGGTCAAAAACGCCTCATTCATACCGTGCGCGGTGTCGGCTACGTTTTACGCGAATCTTAA
- a CDS encoding glutathione S-transferase, producing the protein MLELYQFELSAYCEKVRLILDYKGLAYKKRDVVPGVGQWELFRLSGQRQVPVLKDGDTYIADSTEIAFYLDRKYPEKPIIPTDPLQRGQCLLIEEWADESLGLKGRTAFLGAFAQNQNFRTAFLPQETPDFMRLLLGSLPGELIDILGTGVGLGKDAINTAKKGLQQDLEALNLILTNRPYLVGDQPTLADLAVAGLSVLLQFPQGSYLNLPRELQGKGIPGLADNSAYEGFFAWRDRLYSQYRQTITPDSSTPPIDSPNSIQIE; encoded by the coding sequence ATGCTAGAACTCTACCAATTTGAATTATCTGCCTATTGTGAGAAAGTCCGTCTCATCCTCGACTATAAAGGACTTGCCTATAAAAAAAGGGACGTGGTGCCAGGGGTGGGACAATGGGAATTATTCCGTCTTTCTGGACAGCGACAGGTCCCCGTCCTCAAGGATGGTGATACTTATATTGCTGACTCGACGGAGATTGCTTTTTATCTCGATCGCAAGTATCCTGAAAAACCAATTATCCCCACAGATCCCCTCCAACGGGGTCAATGTTTATTAATCGAAGAATGGGCCGATGAATCCCTGGGATTAAAAGGAAGAACCGCTTTTCTCGGCGCTTTTGCCCAAAATCAAAACTTTCGTACCGCTTTTTTACCCCAGGAAACTCCCGATTTTATGCGCTTGTTGCTGGGTTCCTTGCCGGGGGAATTAATTGATATTTTGGGGACGGGTGTAGGTCTGGGAAAAGATGCTATCAATACCGCGAAAAAGGGGCTACAACAGGATTTAGAGGCTTTGAACCTCATTTTAACCAATCGTCCCTATTTAGTCGGGGATCAGCCCACTTTAGCCGATTTAGCCGTGGCGGGATTAAGTGTACTGCTTCAGTTTCCCCAGGGTTCCTATCTCAACTTACCTAGGGAATTGCAAGGCAAGGGGATTCCGGGGTTAGCCGATAATAGCGCCTACGAGGGCTTTTTTGCTTGGCGCGACCGTCTTTATAGTCAATACCGTCAAACTATCACCCCGGATAGTTCCACCCCTCCTATCGATTCCCCCAACTCTATCCAGATTGAATAG